The following coding sequences lie in one Gallaecimonas pentaromativorans genomic window:
- the gcvH gene encoding glycine cleavage system protein GcvH, whose amino-acid sequence MSNIPADLKYTASHEWIRKESDGSYTIGITEHAQELLGDMVFVELPEVGSTVNSGDDVAVVESVKAASDVYSPLTGEIVAVNEALEDAPETVNNEPYTDGWLFRVKATDDAELAELLDAEGYQNVIDEE is encoded by the coding sequence ATGAGCAATATCCCTGCAGATCTGAAATACACCGCCTCCCACGAGTGGATCCGCAAAGAGTCCGACGGTAGCTACACCATTGGTATCACCGAGCACGCCCAAGAGCTGCTGGGTGACATGGTGTTCGTTGAGCTGCCAGAAGTGGGCAGCACCGTGAACAGCGGTGACGACGTGGCCGTGGTGGAGTCTGTAAAAGCCGCCTCCGACGTGTACAGCCCGCTGACCGGCGAAATCGTTGCCGTCAACGAGGCCCTGGAAGACGCGCCCGAGACCGTGAACAACGAGCCCTACACCGACGGCTGGCTGTTCCGTGTCAAAGCCACCGACGATGCCGAGCTCGCCGAGCTGCTGGATGCCGAAGGCTACCAGAACGTCATCGACGAAGAATAA
- the gcvT gene encoding glycine cleavage system aminomethyltransferase GcvT — protein sequence MTQQTVLFDAHNACGAKMVDFHGWDMPLHYGSQIEEHKAVRSDAGMFDVSHMTVVDLTGTKTRDFLRYLLANDVAKLTVPGKALYTGMLDDNAGVIDDLIVYFLSEDFFRLVVNSATREKDLAWITKQAAAFEVTVTERPELAMIAVQGPNAKAKAATVFSAEQNAAVEGMKPFFGVQAGDLFIATTGYTGEAGYEIVVPQDQAVALWNALLAAGVKPAGLGARDTLRLEAGMNLYGQDMDETVSPLAANMGWTIAWEPQDRDFIGRSALEAQKAAGTMQLVGLVMEQKGVLRHGQKVVTANGEGEITSGTFSPTLGFAIAMARVPAGDFTDAQVEIRNKLVDVKVVKPAFVRNGKKVC from the coding sequence ATGACCCAACAAACCGTGCTTTTTGATGCCCACAACGCCTGTGGCGCCAAGATGGTCGACTTCCACGGCTGGGATATGCCGCTGCACTACGGCTCGCAGATTGAAGAGCACAAAGCGGTGCGCAGCGATGCCGGCATGTTCGACGTTTCCCACATGACGGTGGTGGATCTCACCGGCACTAAGACCCGTGACTTCCTGCGCTACCTGCTGGCCAACGACGTGGCCAAGCTCACCGTGCCGGGCAAGGCCCTCTACACCGGTATGCTCGATGACAACGCCGGTGTGATTGACGATCTTATCGTCTACTTCCTGTCCGAAGATTTCTTCCGCCTGGTGGTGAACTCCGCCACCCGCGAAAAAGACCTGGCTTGGATAACCAAGCAGGCTGCCGCTTTTGAGGTGACTGTCACCGAGCGCCCAGAGCTGGCCATGATCGCCGTGCAAGGCCCCAACGCCAAAGCTAAGGCCGCCACCGTATTCAGCGCCGAACAAAACGCTGCCGTTGAAGGCATGAAGCCCTTCTTTGGTGTGCAGGCCGGTGACCTTTTCATCGCCACCACCGGTTACACCGGCGAAGCCGGCTACGAAATCGTGGTGCCCCAAGACCAGGCCGTGGCCCTGTGGAACGCCCTGCTGGCCGCCGGCGTCAAGCCTGCCGGCCTTGGTGCCCGCGACACCCTGCGCCTGGAAGCCGGCATGAACCTCTACGGCCAGGACATGGACGAGACCGTTTCTCCGCTGGCGGCCAACATGGGCTGGACCATCGCCTGGGAACCCCAGGACCGCGATTTTATCGGCCGTAGCGCCTTAGAAGCGCAGAAAGCCGCCGGCACCATGCAACTGGTTGGCCTGGTGATGGAGCAAAAAGGCGTGCTGCGCCACGGCCAGAAGGTGGTTACCGCCAATGGCGAAGGTGAGATCACCTCCGGCACCTTCTCTCCGACCCTGGGCTTTGCCATCGCCATGGCCCGGGTTCCGGCCGGTGACTTCACCGATGCCCAGGTAGAAATTCGTAATAAGTTGGTGGATGTGAAGGTCGTCAAGCCAGCATTCGTGCGTAACGGCAAGAAGGTTTGCTAA
- a CDS encoding FAD-dependent monooxygenase, with product MGKLMAFMEAQVTVVGGGMVGAALALMLGRGGIKVVLVDGHEPNQDFGPVADTRVSAISEGSRQILAGLGAWQHIARKGPYQAMEVWEKDSFGKLAFSAEDVKAEVLGHIVENRQIQLALWQEIRQCPAITFKAPAKLAAINEGEQNLMLSLDNGDMVATRLLVGADGANSQVRALADIPIVFHDYGHHALVATVKTELPHQGAARQIFRPQGPLAFLPLWDVNQCSIVWSTVPQEADALMALDSTDFANQLRLAFDNRLGAVELLSEVQRLPLMARYARDFVKPRMALVGDAAHTIHPLAGQGVNLGLADALALAETLLDAAMDERDFGSLKVLAPYGRARKAAAIKMLAAMNGLKTLFGVANPLLKVMRNLGLNGVSSVAPVKRVFIEEARGVVVLDQLLSVQKKHQIFSP from the coding sequence ATGGGAAAACTGATGGCCTTTATGGAAGCGCAGGTCACCGTGGTGGGTGGCGGCATGGTGGGTGCCGCCCTGGCGCTGATGCTGGGCCGCGGTGGTATCAAGGTGGTGTTGGTGGACGGCCATGAGCCCAACCAGGACTTTGGCCCGGTGGCCGACACCCGGGTCAGCGCCATTTCCGAGGGCTCACGGCAAATTTTGGCTGGCCTTGGCGCCTGGCAGCACATTGCCCGTAAAGGCCCCTACCAGGCCATGGAAGTCTGGGAAAAAGACAGCTTCGGTAAGCTGGCTTTTTCAGCAGAGGACGTCAAAGCCGAAGTGCTTGGCCACATTGTCGAGAACCGGCAAATTCAGTTGGCGCTGTGGCAGGAAATTCGCCAGTGCCCGGCCATCACCTTCAAGGCCCCGGCCAAACTTGCCGCCATCAACGAAGGCGAGCAAAACCTGATGCTGAGCCTGGACAACGGCGACATGGTGGCGACCCGCCTGCTGGTGGGAGCCGACGGTGCCAATTCCCAGGTGCGGGCCCTGGCCGATATTCCCATTGTGTTTCACGACTACGGCCACCACGCCCTGGTGGCAACGGTAAAAACCGAGCTGCCCCACCAGGGCGCTGCCCGGCAAATCTTCCGGCCCCAGGGGCCGCTGGCTTTCTTGCCACTGTGGGACGTGAACCAGTGTTCCATTGTCTGGTCGACAGTGCCGCAGGAGGCCGACGCCCTGATGGCCCTTGATAGCACCGATTTTGCCAATCAGCTGCGCCTGGCTTTTGATAATCGCCTGGGCGCCGTAGAGCTGTTGAGCGAGGTGCAAAGGCTGCCGCTGATGGCCCGTTACGCCCGGGATTTTGTCAAACCCCGTATGGCACTGGTGGGCGACGCCGCCCACACCATCCACCCCCTGGCTGGCCAAGGGGTTAACCTCGGTCTTGCCGATGCCCTGGCGCTGGCCGAAACGCTGCTGGACGCCGCCATGGATGAGCGCGATTTTGGTAGCCTCAAGGTGCTGGCTCCTTATGGCCGGGCCCGTAAAGCGGCCGCTATCAAGATGCTGGCGGCCATGAATGGCCTGAAAACCTTGTTCGGCGTTGCTAATCCATTACTTAAAGTAATGCGCAACCTGGGGTTGAATGGGGTGTCTTCGGTGGCGCCTGTTAAACGGGTTTTCATTGAAGAAGCTAGAGGTGTGGTGGTGCTTGATCAGCTTTTATCTGTGCAAAAAAAGCATCAAATATTCTCACCTTAA
- the ubiH gene encoding 2-octaprenyl-6-methoxyphenyl hydroxylase, with protein MKLDILIVGGGMVGATLAWGLARRFGHWQVGIVEPARFDQSQQPSFDDRVIALSAGSVEGLETMGLWPHLKADAEAIRHIHVAERGGFGRAQIHAADHKVEALGQVIPVRAFGQVLREKLPCQWFCPDRIAHIESLDAGYQVTLASGLQLQCKLLVVADGGQSQTRKLLGIAASDKPYGQSAIIANIKTDKPHQGWAYERFTGTGPLALLPMTEGRMNLVLCVRPEEVEQTMALGNPDFAALLQQRFGWRLGAFVDIGERHCYPLHLIEAASLRAHRAVVLGNAAHSLHPIAGQGFNLGLRDVLVLLESLAPGDPGHWLGLARWEAKRQGDLGRTIATTDLLARLFTWDLTPLYLGRNAGLGLLNHLPMAKRKLAWQMLGWEN; from the coding sequence ATGAAGCTCGATATTCTCATTGTCGGCGGCGGCATGGTCGGGGCTACCCTGGCCTGGGGGTTGGCTCGCCGCTTCGGGCACTGGCAGGTCGGCATTGTCGAGCCGGCCCGGTTTGACCAGAGCCAGCAGCCCAGCTTTGATGACCGCGTTATTGCCCTGTCGGCCGGCTCTGTCGAGGGCCTGGAGACCATGGGACTGTGGCCCCATCTAAAGGCCGATGCAGAGGCTATCCGCCATATTCATGTGGCCGAGCGCGGCGGTTTTGGCCGCGCTCAAATTCACGCCGCCGACCACAAGGTCGAGGCCCTAGGGCAAGTGATCCCGGTGCGGGCCTTTGGCCAGGTGCTGCGTGAAAAGCTGCCTTGCCAATGGTTTTGCCCCGACCGCATTGCCCATATCGAATCGTTGGATGCCGGCTATCAGGTCACCCTGGCCTCGGGCCTGCAATTGCAGTGCAAGTTGCTGGTGGTGGCCGACGGCGGCCAGTCGCAAACCCGCAAGCTGCTGGGTATCGCCGCCAGCGACAAGCCCTATGGCCAAAGCGCCATCATCGCCAATATCAAAACCGACAAGCCCCACCAGGGCTGGGCCTATGAGCGTTTCACCGGCACCGGCCCCCTGGCGCTGCTGCCCATGACCGAGGGGCGCATGAACCTAGTGCTGTGCGTGCGCCCCGAAGAGGTGGAGCAGACCATGGCGCTGGGTAACCCAGATTTTGCCGCCTTGCTGCAGCAGCGTTTTGGCTGGCGCCTGGGGGCTTTTGTCGATATCGGTGAGCGCCACTGTTACCCGCTGCACCTTATCGAGGCCGCCAGTTTGCGCGCCCACAGGGCGGTGGTGCTGGGTAACGCCGCCCACAGCCTGCACCCCATTGCCGGCCAGGGCTTTAATCTTGGCCTTCGTGATGTGTTGGTGCTGCTTGAAAGCCTTGCGCCTGGCGACCCTGGCCATTGGCTGGGCCTGGCCCGTTGGGAGGCGAAGCGCCAGGGCGACCTTGGCCGCACCATCGCCACGACCGATCTGCTGGCCCGCCTCTTTACCTGGGATCTGACCCCGCTTTATCTCGGGCGCAATGCCGGCCTGGGTCTTTTGAATCACCTGCCGATGGCCAAGCGTAAGCTGGCCTGGCAAATGCTTGGATGGGAAAACTGA
- a CDS encoding UPF0149 family protein: MSPNGQNPHTYESLARLLASNQVTASPAEIHGILTGLVAAGHEMDGTSYLVPLYDLTNNGLAYTQAVKDVLEPMFLQLCQQLVEANFEFSVLLPDEDEALPDRIQGLCDWAQGFLAGYGVQAGKAKVSDDIREALDDLADIANLSTEVEEDDSAAESAFVEVEEYLRVVAMLVFSHFAKAPEQNAAKTLH; the protein is encoded by the coding sequence ATGAGCCCTAACGGCCAGAATCCCCATACTTACGAAAGCCTGGCCCGCTTGCTGGCCAGCAACCAGGTTACCGCTTCACCTGCCGAGATCCACGGCATTCTTACCGGCCTGGTAGCGGCCGGCCATGAGATGGATGGCACCAGCTACCTGGTTCCCCTCTATGACCTGACCAACAACGGCCTGGCCTACACCCAGGCGGTCAAAGACGTGCTGGAGCCGATGTTCCTGCAGCTTTGCCAGCAACTGGTCGAAGCCAATTTCGAATTTTCAGTGCTGTTGCCTGATGAAGACGAAGCCCTGCCGGACCGTATCCAAGGGCTTTGCGACTGGGCCCAGGGCTTTTTGGCCGGTTATGGCGTGCAGGCCGGTAAGGCCAAGGTCAGCGACGATATCCGCGAGGCGCTGGACGACTTGGCAGATATCGCCAACCTCTCCACCGAAGTGGAAGAAGACGACAGCGCCGCCGAGTCGGCCTTTGTGGAAGTGGAAGAGTACCTGCGGGTTGTCGCCATGCTGGTGTTCAGCCATTTCGCCAAAGCGCCTGAGCAAAACGCCGCCAAAACCCTGCATTGA
- the zapA gene encoding cell division protein ZapA, whose protein sequence is MAEQSLQETLEIVVLGRRFRVACPRGHEQSLKEAARDLDDRLKTLRNQSELGNREQLLTMAALNLTHELRLAEARSREYADAMDSKIKTLQQTIEQALIHQAKE, encoded by the coding sequence ATGGCAGAGCAATCGTTGCAAGAGACGTTGGAAATTGTCGTACTGGGCAGACGCTTTCGCGTAGCCTGCCCTCGTGGACACGAGCAATCTTTGAAAGAAGCCGCCCGTGACCTCGACGACCGCTTGAAAACCCTGCGTAATCAGTCCGAATTAGGCAACCGCGAACAATTGCTGACCATGGCGGCACTGAACCTCACCCATGAACTGCGCCTTGCTGAGGCCCGCAGCCGTGAGTATGCTGATGCCATGGACTCCAAGATCAAGACACTGCAGCAAACCATTGAGCAGGCCTTGATCCACCAGGCGAAAGAATAA
- a CDS encoding 5-formyltetrahydrofolate cyclo-ligase, translated as MTDRNGIRRWARQQRSALSPTEQDQAAKAAAQQALGLTELAGATTLALYLANDGELDPQPLLDALAGAGKTVLLPVLHPFVPGHLLFMRYQRGEAMTLNRFGIPEPQLDVRKVVPVSDIDVVFTPLVAFDDAGHRLGMGGGFYDRSLASYQGLVVGLAHDCQQHPALPVASWDKPLSLIVTPKGIKRFRS; from the coding sequence ATGACTGACCGAAACGGCATTCGCCGCTGGGCACGCCAGCAACGAAGCGCCCTCTCCCCCACTGAGCAAGACCAAGCCGCCAAGGCCGCCGCCCAGCAAGCGCTGGGCCTGACGGAGCTGGCCGGTGCCACCACCCTCGCCCTTTATCTTGCCAACGATGGCGAGCTGGACCCTCAGCCGCTGCTCGATGCGTTGGCCGGTGCCGGAAAAACAGTGTTGCTGCCGGTGCTACATCCCTTTGTGCCAGGGCACCTGCTGTTTATGCGATACCAGCGCGGTGAAGCCATGACCCTCAACCGTTTTGGCATTCCCGAGCCGCAGCTGGATGTACGTAAAGTGGTGCCGGTTAGCGATATCGATGTGGTTTTTACCCCCTTAGTGGCTTTTGACGATGCCGGCCACCGCTTGGGCATGGGCGGCGGTTTTTACGACCGTAGTCTCGCCTCTTACCAGGGGTTGGTGGTGGGCCTTGCCCATGATTGCCAGCAGCACCCGGCGCTGCCGGTAGCCAGCTGGGACAAACCCTTGAGCCTTATCGTCACGCCAAAGGGGATAAAACGTTTTCGTAGCTGA
- the rpiA gene encoding ribose-5-phosphate isomerase RpiA produces the protein MTQDELKKAVGWKALDYVVKDSIVGVGTGSTVNHFIDALGTIKHQIKGAVSSSEASTAKLKAMGIEIFDLNSVPELSVYVDGADEINGQNHMIKGGGAALTREKIVAAVADKFVCIVDASKTVEVLGAFPLPVEVIPMARSYVARELVKLGGDPVYREGVVTDNGNVILDVHNLKIVDPVDFEAKLNAIVGVVTNGLFAARAADVVLVGTSDGVKIR, from the coding sequence ATGACGCAAGATGAACTGAAAAAAGCCGTTGGTTGGAAAGCGCTGGATTATGTGGTCAAAGACAGCATAGTAGGCGTGGGCACCGGCTCTACCGTCAACCACTTCATCGATGCTCTGGGCACCATCAAGCACCAAATCAAAGGTGCCGTTTCTTCTTCTGAAGCCTCCACCGCCAAGCTCAAGGCCATGGGCATCGAGATTTTTGATCTCAACAGCGTGCCGGAGTTGTCTGTCTATGTAGACGGCGCCGATGAAATCAACGGCCAGAACCATATGATCAAAGGCGGCGGCGCGGCCCTTACCCGCGAGAAGATCGTCGCCGCCGTGGCCGACAAGTTCGTGTGCATCGTCGATGCCAGCAAAACCGTTGAGGTGCTGGGCGCCTTCCCGCTGCCGGTGGAAGTGATCCCCATGGCTCGCTCCTATGTGGCTCGCGAGCTGGTCAAGCTGGGCGGCGACCCGGTCTACCGTGAAGGGGTGGTGACCGACAACGGCAATGTGATCCTCGATGTGCACAACCTGAAAATCGTTGATCCAGTCGACTTCGAGGCCAAGCTCAACGCCATCGTCGGCGTGGTGACCAACGGCCTCTTTGCCGCCCGCGCCGCCGATGTAGTGCTGGTTGGCACCAGCGACGGGGTAAAAATCCGTTGA
- the serA gene encoding phosphoglycerate dehydrogenase, whose protein sequence is MAQYSLDKDKIRFLLLEGVHQSALDTLKAQGYTNIEYLKTSLSGAELAEKVKDAHFIGLRSRTQITKDVLAHAEKLCAIGCFCIGTNQVDLGEAESLGVPVFNAPFSNTRSVAELVIGETIMLLRNIPAKAAAAKVGGWDKSANGSFEARGKTLGIIGYGHIGTQLGVLAETLGMNVIFYDIESKLPLGNARQVSQAELLAQADVVSLHVPETPSTKNMFAAEQINQMKAGAILINASRGTVVDIDALAGALESKHLAGAAIDVFPVEPKGNDEAFVSPLQAFDNVILTPHIGGSTVEAQANIGVEVANKLAKYSDNGSTLSAVNFPEVSLPQHDGRSRLLHIHRNQPGVINSINQIFAETGVNIAAQYLQTTQQIGYVVMDVDAAYADDVLEKLKAVKGTVKARVLH, encoded by the coding sequence ATGGCCCAGTACTCCCTCGACAAAGACAAGATCCGCTTCCTGCTCCTTGAAGGTGTTCACCAGAGCGCCCTGGACACCCTCAAGGCCCAGGGGTACACCAATATCGAGTACCTCAAGACCTCCCTCTCCGGCGCCGAGCTGGCCGAGAAGGTCAAGGACGCCCACTTTATTGGCCTGCGCTCCCGTACCCAGATCACCAAGGATGTGCTGGCCCACGCCGAGAAACTCTGCGCCATCGGCTGTTTTTGCATCGGCACCAACCAGGTGGATCTTGGCGAAGCGGAATCGCTGGGAGTACCGGTCTTCAACGCCCCGTTCTCCAATACCCGTTCCGTTGCCGAACTGGTGATTGGCGAAACCATCATGCTGCTTCGCAACATTCCGGCCAAAGCAGCCGCCGCCAAAGTGGGCGGCTGGGACAAGAGCGCCAACGGCAGCTTTGAAGCCCGGGGCAAGACCCTTGGCATTATCGGTTACGGCCATATCGGTACCCAGCTTGGGGTACTGGCCGAGACCCTGGGCATGAACGTGATTTTCTACGATATCGAGAGCAAGCTACCCTTGGGTAACGCTCGCCAGGTCAGCCAGGCAGAATTGCTGGCTCAGGCCGATGTGGTCAGCCTGCACGTGCCGGAAACACCCTCCACCAAAAACATGTTCGCGGCCGAGCAAATCAACCAGATGAAGGCCGGCGCCATCCTCATCAATGCCTCGCGCGGTACCGTAGTGGATATCGACGCCCTGGCTGGCGCCCTGGAAAGCAAACACCTGGCCGGCGCCGCCATCGATGTATTCCCGGTAGAGCCCAAAGGCAACGACGAAGCGTTCGTCAGCCCGCTGCAGGCTTTTGACAACGTCATCCTCACTCCCCATATCGGCGGCTCCACCGTGGAAGCCCAGGCCAATATCGGTGTGGAAGTGGCCAATAAGCTGGCCAAGTACTCCGACAACGGCTCCACCTTGTCGGCGGTCAACTTCCCCGAGGTGTCCTTGCCCCAGCATGACGGCCGTTCCCGCCTGCTGCACATTCACCGCAACCAGCCCGGTGTTATCAACAGCATCAACCAAATCTTTGCAGAGACCGGCGTGAACATCGCCGCCCAGTACCTGCAAACCACCCAGCAAATCGGTTATGTGGTGATGGATGTGGATGCCGCCTACGCCGACGACGTGCTCGAAAAACTCAAGGCAGTGAAAGGCACCGTCAAAGCACGGGTACTGCACTGA
- a CDS encoding LapD/MoxY N-terminal periplasmic domain-containing protein, whose translation MTLQKQILWLLNISFLVVVLVVYAVEFNTSRDAINKQMETDVQNASTALGLTLTAFLDSEDRGGVDTVMQAVFDAGFYSEIRLDWYAKGEVIEKQQQPRAMDVPQWFMGLPLFAAVAQEQVITSGWLQVANLKVVGNPAVAYQALWRTGVQLLATLFVIYLILLLVIWRGLRVLMRPLHAVARQARRITKRQFGEPIAEPKTRELRTLVMAINEMAERVKLMFEGQDEQIGRLRLATQTDPVSGLSNRTHLMAHLNAWLSEPGTGGLMLMDIKWLDGLRLQQGYKARDDLIKALAERFKGLCVKGSRCIFARISHTEFAALCASGDEQQLRAWLEQVHQELLAFSMQQGQSGGDFAMALVPRGNHSSPSSLMSSADSALHQAWQTHPQLYFAHLAEDSAPSQEKWRLAVADAIDRQDFGLLQQSAMNLEGNEPLHLEWFASLAIGAQRYPASAFLAFVEQFNQGQSMDMAVLSKLLGSEVLDKPVLNVVNLTLATMRDPDPLLLLLDRHPHTYPLAFEVSEDAVLADLPAARAFAEQLRLRGLGLGFDHVGRHINSLRYLHDLAPDHIKLDQSLACYEQSEEVGQEVVRALARVGKSMKIQVIATRVERGEQLELLKELGLTGYQGYIMPPKVVN comes from the coding sequence CCTGTGGTTGCTCAACATCAGTTTTCTGGTGGTGGTACTGGTGGTGTATGCGGTGGAATTCAATACCTCAAGGGATGCCATCAACAAGCAGATGGAGACCGATGTTCAGAACGCTTCTACCGCCTTGGGGCTGACCTTGACCGCCTTTTTGGACAGTGAAGACAGGGGCGGTGTGGATACCGTTATGCAGGCGGTGTTCGACGCCGGCTTTTACAGCGAGATCCGGCTCGATTGGTACGCCAAGGGCGAAGTAATAGAGAAGCAGCAGCAGCCTCGTGCTATGGATGTGCCGCAATGGTTTATGGGGTTGCCGCTTTTTGCCGCCGTGGCCCAGGAACAGGTGATCACCTCCGGCTGGCTGCAGGTCGCTAACTTAAAAGTGGTGGGGAACCCAGCAGTGGCCTACCAGGCCCTTTGGCGCACCGGCGTGCAGCTGTTGGCAACCTTGTTCGTGATTTACCTCATCCTACTGTTAGTAATTTGGCGCGGCCTACGCGTGCTGATGCGGCCCTTGCATGCCGTTGCCCGCCAAGCAAGGCGTATCACCAAGCGCCAGTTTGGCGAGCCCATTGCCGAGCCAAAAACCCGTGAGCTCAGAACCCTGGTCATGGCCATTAACGAAATGGCAGAACGGGTCAAATTGATGTTCGAGGGGCAGGATGAGCAAATAGGGCGGTTGCGCCTGGCTACCCAAACCGATCCGGTGTCTGGGCTCTCTAACCGTACCCACCTGATGGCCCATCTCAATGCCTGGCTGTCGGAGCCCGGTACCGGTGGCCTGATGCTGATGGACATCAAGTGGCTTGACGGCCTGCGCCTGCAGCAGGGCTACAAGGCGCGAGATGACCTGATAAAAGCCCTGGCCGAGCGGTTCAAGGGGCTCTGCGTTAAAGGCAGCCGCTGTATTTTTGCCCGTATCAGCCACACTGAGTTTGCTGCGCTTTGCGCCAGCGGAGATGAGCAGCAGCTAAGGGCCTGGCTTGAACAGGTACACCAAGAGCTGCTGGCCTTTTCCATGCAGCAGGGCCAAAGCGGAGGCGACTTTGCCATGGCCTTAGTGCCAAGAGGCAACCATTCCAGCCCCTCCAGCCTGATGAGCAGTGCCGACAGCGCCTTGCACCAGGCTTGGCAGACCCATCCACAGCTTTATTTTGCCCATCTGGCAGAAGATAGTGCGCCAAGCCAGGAAAAATGGCGCTTGGCGGTGGCCGATGCCATCGACCGCCAGGATTTCGGCTTGTTGCAACAATCGGCGATGAACTTGGAAGGTAACGAACCTTTGCATCTGGAGTGGTTTGCATCCTTGGCGATTGGCGCTCAGCGGTATCCGGCCAGCGCCTTCCTGGCTTTTGTGGAACAGTTCAACCAGGGCCAGTCTATGGATATGGCGGTGCTCAGCAAACTGCTTGGTAGCGAAGTGCTGGATAAACCGGTACTCAATGTCGTTAACCTCACCTTGGCTACCATGCGTGACCCCGACCCGCTGCTGCTACTGCTAGACCGCCACCCCCATACCTACCCGCTGGCGTTTGAGGTCAGTGAAGATGCGGTATTAGCGGATTTACCGGCCGCCCGTGCTTTTGCCGAGCAGCTTCGGCTGCGCGGATTGGGGCTGGGTTTTGACCATGTGGGGCGGCATATTAATTCCCTTCGCTATCTTCATGACTTGGCACCGGATCACATCAAGCTGGATCAAAGCCTCGCTTGCTATGAGCAGAGCGAAGAGGTGGGCCAGGAAGTGGTCAGGGCCCTTGCCCGAGTGGGAAAAAGCATGAAGATCCAAGTTATCGCCACCCGGGTGGAAAGGGGTGAGCAACTGGAGTTGCTCAAAGAGTTGGGGTTGACGGGCTACCAGGGCTACATCATGCCGCCTAAGGTAGTCAACTAA